In the genome of Abyssalbus ytuae, the window TAATAAAATCAGACACCCAGTCATGAAAAAGGAGTTTTTTTTCATAATCAGATAAAGTTTTAGTTGTTAATGATTCCGTAATTTTCAGGGTAAATTACAATTACTGAAAGAAAAATCCTATTTTAATTTGATTTTATAGGATTTATTTTTATTAAAAAATAAATTTTACATTTTTACCGTAAATTAATTGTATTAATCTAGTAATCAATATGTTGTTTGTGGGGTTTGAAATTTTGAAATATAGTTTGGAATATATTTCTTTAAGAAAATTCTTCTTTTATAAAGTGTAAAAGAAACAGTCTTTTTTTGTTTAATAAGAAATTATGTGATGTCGTCTATTTCGCCCAATTGTCTTAATATTTCAAGCGTTTTTTCAGCTTCATCCCGGTCTATGATGCTAATGGCAGCTCCTACATGGACCATTACATAATCGTTTATTTTAACTTCAGGTATCAGGGCAAGACTAACCTTTTTTACAACGCCGTCAAAAGATACTTTTCCTGTTGGAAATACTTCTTCTTGAGCTGAGATAATCTCAATTAATTTTCCGGGTACTGCCAGGCACATTGGTTTCAGACTTTAGTAATGGTTATTTCTTCATAATTATTTTTAAGCCAATCATACCATGTTTTTAATCCTTCACCTGTAGTGGCTGAAATTTCGAAGAATTGTATATGAGGATTTATTTTTCTTGTATTTGTTTTAAATTTTTCAATGTCAAAATTTACATAGGGTATTAAGTCTATCTTGTTGATAATACATATGTGGGAGGTGAAAAACATATCAGGGTATTTTAAAGGTTTATCATCCCCTTCGGTAACGCTCACAATTACAATACGCTTATTCTCCCCTAAATCAAACATAGAAGGGCATACAAGGTTACCCACATTTTCGATTAATAAAACAGCATTGTTTTTTATCCTGAGTTTCTTTATGGCTTCATATACCATATTGCTTTCTAAATGGCAGCCTTTGCCTGTATTTATTTGTATAACAGGTATTTTTAAAGCATCAATTCTATTGGCATCATTCAGTGTCTGTTGATCGCCTTCTATTACATAAAACGGAAATTTCTCTTTTAAATCTTTTAATGTTTGCTCCAGCAGGGTCGTTTTTCCTGAGCCGGGAGAACTTACCAGGTTAAGTGCAAAAATATTTTTTGCTTCAAAGTATCCCCTGTTTCCGGCAGCCCTTATGTCATTATCTTTTAAGATGTCTTGCTCTACCTTAAGGAAAGTATGATTATGAGAATGCTCGTGAAGGTGTTCATGAGAATGTTCGTGGGAATGGGAATTCTCCATATGATCGTGATGTTGATGCCCGTTTTTTATATGATAGTGGGCATTATCGCCGGGTTTTTGAATAATAGCCCCGTTTTCATCTGTTCCGCAACCACAAGTTCCACACATAGTTTTAATTTTTTAATTGAGTTAACATATATTTTTATTTGCAACAGTAACCGGTAAAAGCTTGGTAAAAAATTCTTTAGCTTGTTCCAGGTTATTTTTTGCATTATTGCTCAAACCATATTTTAAGTTCCAGGAATATCCCTGTATTCCTATTATGAAGGCTCCAGGTCTATGATGGTAAAGGTTATTTGCCAGATACATTATTGTTTCCGGAGATAATTGATGACTGGTAAAAGCATGTTTATTTAGAGGAATACATTTTTTACAATAAAAACCTTTCTCTACGGTGCTTTTTACTGCATCAACAAATATTACCTTGTTATAATTGCAAAGAAGTTCGGCATCTTCTATCTGGAGTTGATATCTGTATTCCGCATCAATATCAATAAAATTAAGGCTTTTAACGTAATCAAGAAATAACCATCCCAGTGCATCATCCTGCCT includes:
- a CDS encoding HypC/HybG/HupF family hydrogenase formation chaperone, giving the protein MCLAVPGKLIEIISAQEEVFPTGKVSFDGVVKKVSLALIPEVKINDYVMVHVGAAISIIDRDEAEKTLEILRQLGEIDDIT
- the hypB gene encoding hydrogenase nickel incorporation protein HypB, which gives rise to MCGTCGCGTDENGAIIQKPGDNAHYHIKNGHQHHDHMENSHSHEHSHEHLHEHSHNHTFLKVEQDILKDNDIRAAGNRGYFEAKNIFALNLVSSPGSGKTTLLEQTLKDLKEKFPFYVIEGDQQTLNDANRIDALKIPVIQINTGKGCHLESNMVYEAIKKLRIKNNAVLLIENVGNLVCPSMFDLGENKRIVIVSVTEGDDKPLKYPDMFFTSHICIINKIDLIPYVNFDIEKFKTNTRKINPHIQFFEISATTGEGLKTWYDWLKNNYEEITITKV
- a CDS encoding hydrogenase maturation protease, encoding MRKEDNNKILVIGIGNIGRQDDALGWLFLDYVKSLNFIDIDAEYRYQLQIEDAELLCNYNKVIFVDAVKSTVEKGFYCKKCIPLNKHAFTSHQLSPETIMYLANNLYHHRPGAFIIGIQGYSWNLKYGLSNNAKNNLEQAKEFFTKLLPVTVANKNIC